aaaaaaacagaggaaatcTTTGCGTGCATACCTTGTTACTTAACGAAACTCTCAGCGACTGAGCTTGTTGACGCAGGTCAAGAGCATCATGTGCGGTGTTCTTCCACCGTTTCAACTGCGCTTCCATCATTTCCATCTCTTTAGACAACGTTGATGCCATTGTAATAAACTCCCTTTTAATATCTTGCCGCTCTGGAACAAGAAAATACTTTGTTAAGAGCAGAAACTTAAAACGTTACACAAGCAATGAGTACTGAAACGGAGTGACCATCACCAGAGTCTTGAATAGCTTCTTCTGTTTCTAGCTCCAATCCATTCTTTTCAACTATACAACTCTGCAGCTTCTGTTCCAGCACTTCAATTCGAGAACCAACACTAGTAATCTTCTGTTTAGCTGCCTCCAGGGATTCTTCCCTTTGATTTAGGTCCTTCTCTCGTCTCATTACAAAGGACCTTTCAGCCTGAACCAAGGGTTAGACAAGGATCTGCATGAAAACTCACTCACATACGAGGGAGAGAAACACACGCAGATTAAATAAGAAGCTGACCTGAGCGGCCTCGGATAAAAGTTTATACCGATCCACATCATCGTTCCAGTGATGAAGTTGCTCTTTGATCAAGTTATACAGTCTAGACGAGTATATATACTGGTCATCCTTTAGTTCATTCTACATCCATCAAGCAAAACATGTCACTGTCAACTGCAACTATTACTCTTCGAAATATCTTTATCCAAATACTGTGAATATACCTCAATATCTTCACACTGTCTTGACAAGGAAAGATTATACTCTTGTGCAGCTTGGAGCTCAGAGAGACGACCTTCTGCCACTATCTAGAGTGATCATTAAAAACACTACTGAGCTTACAAATTGGGAAGGAAAAGAAAGATAATATGAACTACTATAGCAAAGAGCGAGCTAGTTACCTTTATTTCATCAATTGAGTCCTTCAATTCACGCAACTTCGTTTTATCTACAGGCTTCTCAGGAGAAACGCTTCCATTAGCTACTGCTGGTGATGATGTTACATGACCTTCACATGCAGCATCCTTTTGCATTTTCAGGTTTATCAATTTTCGTCTATTCTCTTCAAGCTCAGCCTTGATCTCTTCCAGTTCACCTTCAATAACCAAAGTTATTCCACACTCAGAGAAGAACTAGCAAAAAAAATGTGCCACGCTTGTACAGACAAAGAGCTGATTTTCTCATGTTTTCTAGAATAATGTATGACCTTTGAGGTGTTTAAGCTCGGATTGATCTGTTGAATGGCTGCTTACATACGCTTGAATCTGCTCAGTCTGTTCTTTGTGCCTCGCATTTAAAGCGTCAATCATCTCACGCAAGTTTCTGGCCTCCTCTTTCATTAAATCGTTAATGTTAGACAACTGAACAGTGGCGtctggaaaaataaaaatagtatgtGAATTTTCTATTAGccactaaaaaaaaaacgaactgATAATTATCACACCAACCAACCAACCTTCTGCAGATTTCACAGCCTGTAAATTCTGTGATATGCTTTCAGCTTTAGTCCTCTGAGTAGCAATGGTGTTTTCAAAGACTCCCATCAACTCCACTGTAGAGGAATGACGCAGAGAAAGAGCTTCTTCAACCTTTCTCACTACCTCATCACTATTACTAGCACCTATGGAATCTACTTGAAGAAGTCTACATAGAAACATTTCGTCAGCAGCACAAGGCGGAACTGAACCTAGAAAAAAACAAGACATATACTTAATCATCTATGCTTATACTTAAGaacaatagagagagagagagagagagggctCTTATTAATAATACCTCGCTTTTTATCTGCAATGTCCAAGTATTTGAGAGCCTCTTGATTGGCTCCAGCTCGAACTCCAAGCAAGACCAGATCATCTACCAACTAAACCATCCAAAATCCATTAATTTAACAACCACAGAACCTCTAAATTAAATCATTAAGCGATGCAATTAGTCTCTGACCTGGTTCCAGAGCCGGTTAACAGAGATAAGCTGGTCATCATAAGAGCTTTGATTGAGATGCAACTCATGAATCTTAGTCTCAACATCGTACATACGTTTCTTCTGCAGGTCTAACTGCTGCACAAGCTTCTGATTCTGTAACTGTAGAACCGTGGCATCAACCTAGAAGTGAACAGTCCTTAATTCAATCAAAGGCCAAAGCTTTGAAGTGAAATAATCATTCGTTACAAATTCTCAGAGGGAAAGACTTACACTTTTAGCGACGGGATGAGACGGTGAAGAGTTAGGGGCCGTGGCGGTCGGAGAAACGGAGTCCAGAAGATGAGGCTTCTTCTGCATCGGCTCGTCCGAGTCCTGGTTCTCCATAacacctaaaccctaaatcgataATGACTCGTTCTCAGGGATTACACGGAGGTTCGGAGAGTTCGCCGGAGAATCAATTTCAAGTCGActgattattgtttttttttttaatctattaaGAGAATAAACAAACTAAAACGGTGCGTTATTAGCTTCAATGCCCAGTGAAAACCCAAAGCCTATTGGGCCTATGTTGTATATATAGAGTGAGAGGCCCAATACAAACGTACAAAAACTCATTTCTGGTCTGTTTTCACAGAGGTAATGTAGCTTTGGTGTTGAGAGTCAATCCGGTTAGGCTTAAACCGAGACTGGTTATGTCAATTGAGTTGTCAAAATTTGAAGAGGACGGTTTATCCGGTTCAGAAAAGTTGTTAGCTCATGGTTTATGGTAGTTTGGTATCAACTTAATGTGTGTAACAAACTCTATCATATGTGGTTAACCCATCTCTTCAAAGTGAGCAAGAGAGTGATTATTCAAGATTCTTGATTCATTGTAACAGAAGAAGAGAGATAGTGAACTGCTGAGAATCCACACCTCGAGACGTAGGGTTATTACCCATCATGAGGGCCTGAACTCGGTTAATCATGTGTGTCACTTTTGTTCTGTCTTTCTTTCATTGCTTGAGAGAGTTATGAGGTTGGGAGTGTTTGTTGTTCTTGAGCTCATTGATCCCAACAGCTAAATCCTATTAATCATGTTCTCTTCAAGCTAAGATCGGATTTATGCACAAGATCGTATATTTAATACGAAATTAAATATGGACTTATTtgctaaataaccaaaaaaataagggaaattagattttgagagagagagtagagagagataggaagggAAAGTAGGAGACAAGGGGtgtttttagttagttaatgaattttggtttttgttgtgTATAGTGAATGCAATTtaattctttttcaaaaaaaaaaaagatcatataTTTAACTGCATTATCTTCAGTTTTctagaattttattttgttttagggttttctctattttaattTACATGTAATCATCAAACACaacttttttaagaaaaaaaaatctgaaaattaaattttactatattttaaatatgagaAATTCGAGTTAAACAATACATTAACAAAAACACTGGTGTTCCAAGTCATTGAGATGGTTGGAAAGAATGGAACCCGTCAGAGTCAAAATGTTGATGTCTTCTAGTTACAATGCTAAAGAGAAAAAGATTATACATAGTTCTTAGaacatctccaaaagaaactttATAACTTAAAGTTTTTTGCTCTCTAAAAAGGaatttcaaaactttaaatttgaaattttaaggagtgaaactctatatttgaagtttcactattcaaaacttcaaatttgaagtttcatatttttatttgcattttggtccttacaattacacatcacatttatgattcataaatattttcttgtttattgttttaatccttataaaaatgatatctcgtaaatatttaagttttgtttacaaaatttaagtttatacataaaattaaaaataagatttttttaaaactagatttagataacaaaaaatatacaaaagaaacttaacaatttctttttaaaataattacatgaagacataactattacataaatttaaatattacaacaacactaatagtcatgTAAGTTTGAACCGGAACCTTCGAAATTTCTAAAtattgtccaattttttttttgtgtaactgaagatggttgttgttgatgatgatgtcttttcgtacaattatttcttatttatattaaatatattcacgagtattaatattatcgataaaagttagtcttttagcaatttttatgtttctcttttactttctggttcttatctaatgtatttacaaatattaatatcacatgattttaacaatttttatatctaatctacaaattaaaaatgaggatagtcatttttatttcaaaatgcactagtagatcatatatgcattacgaaaatcactttatggaataatatggtattttgattgaagtttaatattaattaagttattttgtttaaaattttatatgtttatatatgtgctagttatttacaaaaaagttttaatgaattcaaattagttatgataaatataaggaccatactataaaatacaaatagttttaaagttgagtttgaagttttgtttttggagaaaaacacatttaaacttcaaatataaagttttagaaactttaaaataaagtttctttttggagatCTCTTAGTGTTTGAGTTTAAAAATTGGGAACCATGGTGATGAAATTTGTTAACTGTGAGGTATTTAGGCCTAATAATCCTTCCAGACCGGAAAAAATTTGATTCGTTCTTATGACATAGTACAAATtctttccccccccccccccccccccccccccccccaagttTCGGACTAGGAGCGcaatgttgaatttttttttgatagcgCAATGTTGAATAAACGGCACTATTGCTGAATAATTCGAGCCGGGTGCCACATGTCTACAAGTGTTCCTATGTTGTGTGTTTTATGTCCTAATTAGGTAAACTTTACAATGGTCATATTTTGGCGACAAAAATAGCGATGAATATGCGTTATTTCTcattatattaaatttgtatttaataCGTGGTGAATAATTTGGTATATGTTTATGGAATTTCTTTGTTCAAGCTAGAAGAATACATAAACGACAGGTTCTTCCTACTATAGCATtataactagaacttgatccacatggtatttatttttaattttcgtaAATAAACATTTCAATatctacattttattttatttaatatttaaaataaccaTGTACACTTAACCATTTGGTATTACAAAATGTATATTATACAAGTAACCTGATGTTGCTAAAAGCCTATGATTAGCAAAATATCCACCTCaacttagcaaaaaaaaaagcaaaatgatattttttatttgatgtaACTTAGTCaactgatattttattttattacaatagAGAATATTCGGTGATACAATTTACTATTTGATTATGAGATAGATAGTTAttattaggggtgggcgttcgggtttggatcaggtatttcagattttcgagtatttcggtatagaggtagaaaacccgttcggatatttatatactttgggtcgggttcgggtatttttacttcgggttcggttatttcggatcggattcagatatttagattttgaaaaaaaaattaattttttatttctcaaatttcttgtatttaaaaatataactttcacttaactaatttttgatttttgatagattgaatgattaatagatttggacataacattttaaaactaaaaaaaaattaatttggttattgtttttaaattttggatgtaactttttgttaattcttgaaataaaaagtttgacatacATTTCAAGTGAGTAACAAATCATTTTCTCAGTAAttctatgtatatcatatgaacttaaagtatgtgtagtatcaatagaaatattttatataaaataagagatgtaaactaaaaatatatggttaattatacatatgttcggttatcttcggatattcattcgggtttggatattaccTGTTCGGGTTTGaatattatccgttcgggttcggatatccaatctctcctaattcaatacccgttcgtatattttgctacttcggttcagattttggtttgggttttttGGATCAGATTCGGGTGCGGCTTcagatatcgggtaaagtgcccacccctagttATTATTACTTTAGTAACACATATTATTGATGTAAATTaaggttaaattttaaaattatttcagttttaataagatagatgaatTAAATAATTGTTATTATGACAGTTTAAAacacaaacattttatttttacattgagtaattatattttgtgttttgatCGATCAATTTTACCACGAATGTTGATATCATAAAACAAATCCTAcatttataaaacttatatttatgtcaaaataatcgaaataaatatttaatactaAGAATCTTCAGATACTATAgatttttgaaattgaaaaagtatattattattttcggtTATGTAGGCGATTAGGTTGGATGACTATATTGATAATATATCGTATAGGATAAATTAAAGGTAGATTGATTAGTTATAGAATATAATCTGTTGGTAACCTAGATTTAAGCAAGTTAATTGGACTGAAAAAGGAAAGATTATAATTTACTGAATTATTGTTACATActgtattattttaataaatagggaatattttttattaataactgaTAGCCTAGAATTTAGGAATTAAGTtggaaataaataatattatttattggtaatttagattttagaaaacaaaattaaaaaggaaGATTACGATTTGTAATTTAGGTAATAATCATTTTAAGAAAATGCATTAATAaacagaaaaagacaaaaaaatataaaagatagattaattaattatttcaatattgtaaataaatcataaaattaataaaaatttcttatttatacttatattttaataagatagattaatGCTTAATAAGTCGCACTTCTGATCTGACTTTTGAACATGCATTTTGGATTAGTTGCAATTTGCAAAGTAGACGTCACGTCACGtcactcatatattttttatacgTTTCGTATCTTCTCGATCGAACGTGATTCAGATGATTCTTGGTTTACTTTCTTTacgagtttttttttacttcgcAACAATAGTCCAACCAGAAAGCATGGAGGATTCTGATCCGCGCCCTGACAAACATCGATTTCGAGAGACTTGGCTCCACAGCTCAACGTGTTTCATGCAAAGTTTAAGTGCTGTCCTACTACAGCTGTTGTATATCCAGAATCGAAAGACCATGCTGCCTACTACAGCTATTGTATTATCCAGAATCGAAAGACCAAACTGAACTAAGAGATATAATAAactaaatcaaataattattaatgTCCAAATGATTACTAGTTTAAATGTGTAGGACACCTGAATGACTGTCcaaataattattaaacaaaaaatgataggATTTATACGGGCTAAAGTTAGACttgtgttttctatttcaaGCATTGTTCAGTTTGATTCGACTTGAAATCATCATGATCGTTTAAACGATAATTAAAGTAAACACTGAAAAGTTACGAAATTCCAACTTGTTTCTTGCACATGGTTGATGAAACACATTTTACGATCAATACACTATACACAACACACAAGATCAACCGAatcaaagaattttttttaatgttattttctggataattttggtttaattgaacttgttttcaactttttaaggttttaaagaatttaaaagtTTGTGGTAGTTAATGTGTTGGAAAAAGAAGCACAATTTTTGGGTGGGTGTGAGGAGAAATAGTTTGGAGAACTTCCTTTTATTACAACAAACattaaaacatgaaaacattAATAACAATTTGAATTGAGTTGGTAAAATAGACTTTATTATCtagaataaacattttttgtatCTCATGACATAACCGATCATCACTAAGAAAGTTTCTCACATTTTATCTTCATGATCAACAAGTTTACCCATCTGGACAAAACTCATTTTCTGAGTCTCGAAGTGTTGTTGCTCTTCATCATATTGACCTCTTTGATAATTGGTGGTTAGACTAGAATACTCTATGTTTCCACCGTAGTTTCGATCCATAATCAAAAATAGTGTCACAACACATATTGTGTTTATAACGAATAAGCAACTGAATTCGAGGTTGACCAACGCTTTAGCTCTGTGAAGAGCTTCTTGGGTTGAACAATTGACCAGTTGGTGCCCATCTTCAACGTAAATAAAACATCCTTTAGGGATCAAACTTGGTGTGTAAAGCATGCAACCCAAAAATATAAACCACACTCCTTGAAAAACTAtacttgaagatctcacaaGGCTCACCAAAAAGCTCTTGGGCAAGGCAACACCttttgaattaaaatgaaacgaTTAGTGAGATAGTAATAATGTAGAACGAATTACTCAAAAGAGTATTTATCAAAATTGTAATTTTAGAaagtaaaacaaacaaattaaaatatgaaaatttgaaatgtATGTCAAAATTAACGTATATAGATAATATGCATACTACAATTAACATAGTttctgatgttttttttttgttaatagagtttttgatgttttgcaCCGATCTTTATAATAGTATTGGCGAACCTAATACTAAGAAATAGTTAAATACAATTcctttccatatatatacatgttaatTAAGAACTTCAAGATACTGTATTTATTATAGGGGTCTCAAAACAATGTACCTACCCATGAGAGTGGTGAGGAGAGAGACAAAGATAATGAGTTGGAGGATCAAATGGTACTGTCCCTCAAAACCCACGTGGTCGGTAGAGTGAAAATGGAAAAGAAGTAGCTCCTGACTGAAGGCAGCGGCTGCAGCTAGGATGGTTAGCCCCTCAGAAGCCGCTGCTCTAGGTCGTGCTCGGTCAAGCACTAGTGCTAAAACAGCATAAACCAAGAAGGACATGGAGATAAAAGAATGTTCAAAGTTGTGGAGGTGGTTTGATGGGATGGTGCCATCTGAGTCAAAGGGCTGGTGCTTTGTAGGTCCAACGAAGAGCTCCATTGATATGGAAGCTGATGAAGAGAACATGATGAAGTAGAGCTCTAAGTACCTGATCTTTGATACTGGGAACCATATAGATGAATAGAATATGTTTGGACGAAGACAAAAGAGCTTTATGTTGTTGAATAAGTGCCATAAGCCAAGTGCTAAGAAAGCAAGACCTGGTAAAACATGTCCAACGAGTGTTCCCATGTTGTGGATTTGATGTCTTAGTGATCTTTGGTTTGTGtgccagagagaaagagaggagataGTTTCTGACTGTGAGCAAGAATCAATGAGGAGTCGATGGGTTTAATACGAAATAAGTTTGAGGGATAGGCTTCAATAATAAGCGTTTGCATAAACGTTCAACTGCAAGTTGACTTTATAGGGTTAGTTAAATAAGGCTTGTCAGCCTAAAAGTTCAACTGCAAGTTTGGATTGGGTTTTCTTTATTAAGCAATAAAAGCACATGTGCTTGTTGAGATCTCTTTGGAAGCAAAAGAATCTGCAAATAAATTACTCCAAAAGTCCATAAAAAGTTGATGTCTCGTGTTCTATATACGGAATAAGTTAATTCGTACTTTTCTTAGTAATGTTAAAAAAAGTATTTTGCATGATTTAGAAAACGCACAAAGGCTCTATCAAATTTCAAATGTTGTTGCTTGTTGTTTGTTGCAAGTTTCTATTTGTTCATATAGAATAATTAAGACACttgaaaaattatgttttttatcATCAACTTAAACATACTTGATTAAGACTCAGATAACCAAAAAAAGAGACTTTGTATTATTGTGGACAAAATAAAACGATTAGTTTCGAGCACCGCATACTTGACTGTCCGTCTTTACGTTTTTGAGTCTGGAATACGCGTTTTATCTCAAATGTGTTGAACCCTTCTTGTAACTGTAGAATTTCTACACTTAAACAATTGtcacttttaattttcaaatcatCAAATGTAACACCTCTTAAATTGAGATTTTACTTAATATACctttaaaaaattgataataaatatcataattactatttgtaaaaatgatttaaaattaaatcataGATAAAGATTATTAAACTgctattaaatttaatatcaagatgaattttattttattcgaCCAGTCGATTAATAGAATTTATAGATACGGAGAGTATGctatttatagaatttaaattatgatgagtaaataaaagaaacaaggatgtctttttttttgttcaaaataatagatacataagttttgatttttgatttatttttaatcaaaaactgTTGAGAATAATATTATGGTTGCAACACCTCAGCAATTTTGATATTCAGTATTTGTCTAGTTCTTTCTTTTAAACTTCACGTACTTATCC
The sequence above is drawn from the Brassica napus cultivar Da-Ae chromosome A8, Da-Ae, whole genome shotgun sequence genome and encodes:
- the LOC106375419 gene encoding transmembrane protein 45A-like — its product is MGTLVGHVLPGLAFLALGLWHLFNNIKLFCLRPNIFYSSIWFPVSKIRYLELYFIMFSSSASISMELFVGPTKHQPFDSDGTIPSNHLHNFEHSFISMSFLVYAVLALVLDRARPRAAASEGLTILAAAAAFSQELLLFHFHSTDHVGFEGQYHLILQLIIFVSLLTTLMGVALPKSFLVSLVRSSSIVFQGVWFIFLGCMLYTPSLIPKGCFIYVEDGHQLVNCSTQEALHRAKALVNLEFSCLFVINTICVVTLFLIMDRNYGGNIEYSSLTTNYQRGQYDEEQQHFETQKMSFVQMGKLVDHEDKM
- the LOC106443573 gene encoding E3 ubiquitin-protein ligase BRE1-like 2, with translation MENQDSDEPMQKKPHLLDSVSPTATAPNSSPSHPVAKSVDATVLQLQNQKLVQQLDLQKKRMYDVETKIHELHLNQSSYDDQLISVNRLWNQLVDDLVLLGVRAGANQEALKYLDIADKKRGSVPPCAADEMFLCRLLQVDSIGASNSDEVVRKVEEALSLRHSSTVELMGVFENTIATQRTKAESISQNLQAVKSAEDATVQLSNINDLMKEEARNLREMIDALNARHKEQTEQIQAYVSSHSTDQSELKHLKGELEEIKAELEENRRKLINLKMQKDAACEGHVTSSPAVANGSVSPEKPVDKTKLRELKDSIDEIKIVAEGRLSELQAAQEYNLSLSRQCEDIENELKDDQYIYSSRLYNLIKEQLHHWNDDVDRYKLLSEAAQAERSFVMRREKDLNQREESLEAAKQKITSVGSRIEVLEQKLQSCIVEKNGLELETEEAIQDSERQDIKREFITMASTLSKEMEMMEAQLKRWKNTAHDALDLRQQAQSLRVSLSNKADEQKGLENKCAEQMAEIKSLKALIEKLLKEKLELQNLASIYTRECNDERGLAEIKESQRKAQAQAEELKNVLDEHFLELRVKAANETETACQERLATAKAEIAELRTQLDVSEREVLELKEGIKVKEQEAEALIAEMETVGQAYEDMQTQNQHLLQQVAERDDYNIKLVSESVKTKHAYNTHLSEKQVMEKQLQNVNASVETLKARIAHSEEQMKGCFAEAYKLIQEDRHLVLSLETAKGELADAEKEFRWIKSAVSSSEKEYEQISRRTDEIKLELDDERSEKKKLEEELMELNKELEELGSESVEAATLRLQEEVKNCKNILKCGVCFDRPKEVVIMKCFHLFCKQCIQRSLEIRHRKCPGCGTAFGQSDVRVVKM